A single Anopheles arabiensis isolate DONGOLA chromosome 2, AaraD3, whole genome shotgun sequence DNA region contains:
- the LOC120897358 gene encoding uncharacterized protein LOC120897358 — MPPKKPGKKVTIQLRPLERARGSSFEQDHAAGTSSGAPVKAVLKKSRYKIYEIPRKSEFSEYLLKLRREQERLEQDDADLRVEPPAHEAAGPSRQAEARPKLIMFDNPISPVRQGSVVEYRPKERHPFKELVSNYLRRSSHPKQLLGLYKIPVVKNWEQVIEDSLRKMAAERSTRGDQWKQPRLQWLDELEEANRQLPEPSRTRRNMFDPSICCFLAWCGGRRRRRRLGQRWSDA, encoded by the coding sequence atgccACCGAAAAAACCGGGCAAAAAGGTTACGATTCAATTGCGCCCGTTGGAGCGTGCACGAGGCTCCTCCTTCGAACAGGACCATGCCGCTGGAACATCGTCTGGCGCACCCGTCAAAGCAGTTCTAAAGAAATCGCGCTACAAAATCTATGAAATACCGCGCAAGTCCGAGTTTTCCGAGTATCTCTTAAAGCTACGGCGCGAACAGGAGAGGCTAGAGCAGGATGATGCAGATCTGCGAGTTGAACCACCGGCGCACGAAGCTGCGGGCCCAAGCCGGCAGGCGGAAGCACGGCCAAAGTTGATAATGTTCGACAATCCCATCAGCCCGGTCAGGCAGGGCAGTGTCGTTGAGTATCGGCCGAAGGAGCGCCACCCGTTCAAGGAGCTCGTTAGTAACTATCTGCGACGAAGCTCGCATCCAAAGCAACTGCTAGGTCTGTACAAGATACCGGTGGTGAAAAATTGGGAGCAAGTGATCGAAGATTCGCTGCGCAAGATGGCGGCCGAACGATCGACCCGGGGGGATCAGTGGAAGCAGCCGCGGCTGCAGTGGTTAGATGAGTTGGAGGAAGCAAATCGCCAGCTACCGGAACCGAGCCGTACCCGGAGGAATATGTTCGATCCTTCCATCTGTTGCTTTCTGGCGTGGTGTGGaggtcgccgccgccgtcgaCGCCTCGGTCAGCGCTGGTCGGATGCTTAA